In a genomic window of Vulpes vulpes isolate BD-2025 chromosome 6, VulVul3, whole genome shotgun sequence:
- the PLEKHH1 gene encoding pleckstrin homology domain-containing family H member 1 isoform X5 has protein sequence MAELKVETRASVDWQKRCLALETQLFRFRLQASKIRELLADKMQELEQRLLEAEQRAENAETQVGVMEEKVKLSNLKNVDLGGSLHQKYQELLKAMQSKDELISQLEAQLEKQKQMRAEEAKVVQEKAAKIKEWVTLKLAELEMENQHLKSSNQHLAEQVGVLQDALEALQMAPSGKLLVATQEITEQDSGPSGPGTQPIGQDSGPQAQGALKATMPATSPDALQSKDSVPPGISLEDSSPIVVHPGEISDSKALPLHLGEGSPRRLCMKPRTHRHGSASWGEGLVIAQGATLPGTKNSAREGSPGCSLTLPKVRVPSTPRDSIQLAKRHHSQPQVGPGHFNHVVSIEIGTLSALHPSSLPEVEARAELQEEPENVEMEEQPPMAKEKERESPKAPRTELKEVDLGNKPPTPPLHRFPSWESRIYAVAMAGMRLSDASSRTNVTCCASSPPALASPGPFSGLVYKNVTVPVYTALKGRATQISSVPFMDESSGSDDDCSSQASFRSSVPCSESRKTSGLGSPRAIKRGVSMSSLSSEGDYAIPPDACSLDSDYSEPEHKLQRTSSYSIEGPGLGGESLEKSGYLLKMGSRVKTWKRRWFVLRQGQIMYYKSPSDVIRKPQRVVELNSHCQIVRGEGAQTFQLISEKKTYYLTADSPGLLEEWIRVLQSLLRVQAVGPPALPRGGTKPTVKGWLTKVKHGHSKLVWCALVGKTFYYYRSHEDKRPLGHLPVRDARIEEVDRSCDSDEDYEAGGSRRLLSSHCTLVIHPPEHSPTYLLIGTKHEKDTWLYHLTVAAGGSSARVGTAYEQLIGKLMDGEGDPDSPLWRHPMLCYSKDGLYTSLTTLPSEALQTEALKLFKSCQLFINVPVEAASVDYHVSLAQTALQVCLVHPELQSEIYCQLMKQTSCRPPQKYSLVQQCWQLLALCTPLFLPQHHFLWYVKQQFQRHADPRNETGQYATYCQRAVERTLQAGEREARPSRMEVVSILLRNPFHHSLPFSIPVHFTNGTYQVVGFDGSSTVDEFLQRLNQETGMRKSSHSGFALFTDDPSGRDLEHCLPGGVKICDAISKWEQALKELHSGKAEGGTRVVKLMYKNRLYFRSQVKGETERERLLLASQTSGEIVAGRFPVNKELALEMAALMAQVEYGDLERPSPPGPGSPLPTKVQHHLQHVLDRFYPRRYRHGAPSEQLRHLADLLTTKWAALQGCSPPECIRIYLTVARKWPFFGAKLFAARPAQLSSKESTLVWIAVNEDGVSILDHNTMQVHITYPYSSVMTFGGCRDDFMLVIRSIPDQGSGKGHIEKLLFQMAAPKIAEATFIMASYMNHCSTTVNTHPNPPAAHQLWELDGQQFFASVPCAARGPTLL, from the exons ATGCAGGAGCTGGAGCAGAGGCTGCTGGAggcagagcagagagcagagaacGCAGAGACCCAG GTGGGTGTGATGGAGGAGAAGGTGAAACTGTCCAATCTGAAGAATGTGGACTTAGGAGGCAGCCTGCACCAGAAGTACCAAGAATTGCTGAAAGCCATGCAGAGCAAAGATGAGCTCATCAGCCAGCTGGAAGCACAGCTGGAGAAGCAG AAGCAGATGAGAGCTGAAGAAGCAAAAGTTGTCCAAGAGAAAGCTGCAAAGATCAAAGAATGGGTGACCCTGAAGTTAGCAGAG CTTGAAATGGAGAATCAGCACCTGAAGAGCAGTAATCAGCACCTGGCGGAGCAGGTGGGAGTCCTCCAAGATGCTCTAGAAG CTCTTCAGATGGCACCTTCAGGGAAGCTGCTGGTGGCCACCCAGGAAATAACAGAGCAGGATTCTGGTCCTTCAGGTCCAGGAACCCAGCCGATAGGGCAGGACAGTGGTCCTCAGGCCCAGGGTGCCCTAAAGGCAACTATGCCTGCAACTTCCCCAGATGCCCTGCAGAGCAAGGACTCTGTTCCTCCAGGAATTTCCCTGGAGGATTCTAGTCCCATCGTGGTCCATCCTGGGGAAATATCAGACTCCAAGGCCCTTCCCTTGCATCTGGGAGAGGGCTCTCCCCGCCGGCTGTGCATGAAGCCTCGCACCCATAGACATGGTTCGGCCTCCTGGGGTGAGGGCCTGGTCATTGCTCAGGGAGCAACACTCCCTGGGACAAAGAACTCTGCCAGGGAAGGCAGCCCGGGCTGCAGCCTGACCCTACCAAAGGTGCGGGTCCCCAGCACCCCACGGGACAGCATCCAGCTGGCCAAGCGGCACCACAGCCAGCCCCAGGTGGGCCCTGGGCACTTCAACCACGTGGTGAGCATTGAGATTGGGACCCTCTCAGCCCTCCACCCCTCCAGCCTTCCTGAGGTGGAGGCCCGAGCTGAGCTCCAGGAGGAACCAGAGAACGTGGAGATGGAGGAGCAACCCCCAATGgcgaaggaaaaggaaagagaaagcccGAAGGCCCCCagaactgagctgaaggaagTGGATTTGGGCAACAAACCCCCTACACCCCCCCTGCACCGGTTTCCATCCTGG GAGAGCCGGATCTATGCTGTGGCCATGGCTGGCATGCGGCTCTCGGATGCATCTTCCAGAACTAATGTCACCTGCTGTG CTTCAAGCCCTCCTGCCCTTGCGTCCCCTGGGCCTTTCTCTGGCCTTGTCTACAAGAATGTCACCGTGCCTGTCTACACAGCCCTGAAGGGG AGAGCCACGCAGATCAGCAGCGTGCCTTTTATGGACGAGTCCTCGGGGTCCGATGATGACTGCAGCTCTCAGGCGAGTTTTCGATCTTCGGTCCCCTGCTCAGAGTCCAGGAAGACCAGTggactgggcagccccagggccaTCAAGAGAG GTGTCTCCATGTCCTCGCTGAGCTCCGAGGGCGACTACGCCATCCCCCCAGATGCCTGCTCACTGGACAGCGACTACTCGGAGCCGGAGCACAAACTCCAGCGCACCTCCTCCTACTCCATtgaggggccaggcctgggcgGG GAGTCACTGGAGAAGTCAGGCTACCTGCTAAAAATGGGGAGCCGGGTGAAGACGTGGAAGAGGCGCTGGTTTGTCCTGAGACAGGGACAGATTATGTACTACAAGTCTCCG AGTGATGTCATCCGGAAACCTCAGAGAGTAGTGGAACTGAATTCCCATTGCCAGATTGTTCGTGGGGAGGGTGCACAGACATTCCAG CTTATCTCTGAGAAGAAAACCTATTACCTGACAGCAGACTCACCTGGCCTGCTGGAGGAGTGGATCCGGGTGCTGCAGAGCCTGCTGAGGGTCCAGGCCGTGgggcctccagccctgcctcGGGGCGGCACCAAGCCCACTGTGAAGGGGTGGCTGACCAAG gTAAAACATGGCCATTCCAAGCTGGTCTGGTGTGCTCTTGTTGGGAAAACCTTCTACTACTATCGAAGTCATGAGGACAAG CGACCCCTGGGCCATCTGCCTGTGCGGGACGCGCGCATAGAGGAAGTAGATCGATCCTGTGACTCGGACGAGGACTATGAGGCTGGAGGGAGCAGGCGGTTGCTCTCCTCCCACTGCACCCTGGTGATCCACCCCCCAGAGCATAGCCCCACCTACCTCCTCATTGGCACTAAGCATGAAAAG GACACGTGGCTTTACCACCTCACAGTGGCTGCAGGCGGCAGCAGTGCCAGGGTTGGCACTGCCTATGAGCAGCTCATTGGAAAACTGATGGATGGGGAGGGAGACCCAG ATTCCCCTCTCTGGAGACACCCCATGCTGTGTTACAGCAAAGATGGACTGTACACCTCCCTCACCACCCTGCCCTCAGAGGCTCTGCAGACCGAGGCTCTCAAGCTCTTCAAG TCCTGCCAGCTCTTCATCAACGTGCCTGTGGAGGCTGCCTCCGTGGACTACCACGTGTCTCTGGCCCAGACAGCCCTGCAGGTCTGCCTCGTTCACCCCGAGCTGCAGAGCGAGATCTACTGCCAACTCATGAAGCAGACCAGCTGCCGCCCACCTCAGAAATACTCGCTCGTACAG CAGTGCTGGCAGCTCCTGGCTCTGTGCACCCCACTTTTCCTGCCCCAGCACCACTTCCTCTGGTACGTGAAACAGCAGTTCCAGCGCCATGCAGATCCCAG AAATGAAACCGGCCAGTATGCCACCTACTGCCAGCGGGCAGTGGAGCGGACCCTGCAGGCCGGGGAGCGGGAGGCCAGGCCATCACGCATGGAAGTGGTGTCCATCTTGCTACGCaaccccttccaccactccttgcCCTTCAGCATCCCTGTGCACTTCACCAATGGGACTTACCAG GTGGTCGGTTTTGATGGCTCCTCCACAGTTGATGAGTTCCTCCAGCGTCTGAACCAAGAGACAGGCATGAGAAAGTCCTCCCACTCTGGCTTTGCCCTCTTCACAGACGATCCTTCCGGCAGGGACCTGGAACACTGCCTGCCAGGGGGTGTCAAG ATCTGTGATGCCATCTCCAAGTGGGAACAAGCCCTGAAGGAGCTGCACTCTGGCAAGGCTGAGGGTGGCACGCGTGTTGTGAAGCTGATGTACAAGAACAG GCTGTACTTTCGGAGTCAAGTCAAAGGGGAGACAGAGCGGGAGCGGCTGCTGCTTGCCTCCCAGACTAGTGGGGAGATAGTGGCAGGGAGGTTTCCTGTCAACAAGGAGCTGGCTCTTGAGATGGCTGCCCTGATGGCTCAG GTAGAATATGGGGACTTAGAGAGGCCCAGCCCACCAGGCCCTGGGAGCCCACTCCCTACCAAGGTTCAGCATCACCTCCAGCACGTCTTAGACAGGTTCTACCCAAGGCGCTACAGACACGGAGCACCCTCTGAACAGTTGAG GCACCTGGCAGATCTGCTGACCACAAAGTGGGCAGCACTGCAAGGCTGTTCCCCTCCCGAGTGCATCCGCATCTACCTGACAGTGGCCCGGAAATGGCCTTTCTTTGGTGCTAAGCTCTTTGCTGCTCGG CCTGCGCAGCTGTCTTCCAAAGAGAGCACTCTGGTGTGGATTGCTGTGAATGAGGATGGTGTCAGCATCCTGGACCACAATACTATG CAAGTGCACATCACGTACCCCTACTCTTCAGTAATGACCTTCGGTGGCTGCCGGGATGACTTCATGCTTGTAATTAGATCCATTCCAGACCAGGGCTCTGGGAAAGGTCACATTGAGAAGTTGCTCTTCCAGATGGCTGCTCCCAAG ATTGCAGAGGCTACCTTCATCATGGCCAGCTACATGAACCATTGCTCCACAACTGTGAACACCCACCCTAACCCACCTGCTGCCCACCAGCTATGGGAACTGGACGGACAGCAGTTCTTTGCTTCTGTCCCATGTGCTGCCAGAGGGCCAACGCTGCTGTGA
- the PLEKHH1 gene encoding pleckstrin homology domain-containing family H member 1 isoform X6, whose amino-acid sequence MAELKVETRASVDWQKRCLALETQLFRFRLQASKIRELLADKMQELEQRLLEAEQRAENAETQVGVMEEKVKLSNLKNVDLGGSLHQKYQELLKAMQSKDELISQLEAQLEKQKQMRAEEAKVVQEKAAKIKEWVTLKLAELEMENQHLKSSNQHLAEQVGVLQDALEALQMAPSGKLLVATQEITEQDSGPSGPGTQPIGQDSGPQAQGALKATMPATSPDALQSKDSVPPGISLEDSSPIVVHPGEISDSKALPLHLGEGSPRRLCMKPRTHRHGSASWGEGLVIAQGATLPGTKNSAREGSPGCSLTLPKVRVPSTPRDSIQLAKRHHSQPQVGPGHFNHVVSIEIGTLSALHPSSLPEVEARAELQEEPENVEMEEQPPMAKEKERESPKAPRTELKEVDLGNKPPTPPLHRFPSWESRIYAVAMAGMRLSDASSRTNVTCCASSPPALASPGPFSGLVYKNVTVPVYTALKGRATQISSVPFMDESSGSDDDCSSQASFRSSVPCSESRKTSGLGSPRAIKRGVSMSSLSSEGDYAIPPDACSLDSDYSEPEHKLQRTSSYSIEGPGLGGESLEKSGYLLKMGSRVKTWKRRWFVLRQGQIMYYKSPSDVIRKPQRVVELNSHCQIVRGEGAQTFQLISEKKTYYLTADSPGLLEEWIRVLQSLLRVQAVGPPALPRGGTKPTVKGWLTKVKHGHSKLVWCALVGKTFYYYRSHEDKRPLGHLPVRDARIEEVDRSCDSDEDYEAGGSRRLLSSHCTLVIHPPEHSPTYLLIGTKHEKDTWLYHLTVAAGGSSARVGTAYEQLIGKLMDGEGDPDSPLWRHPMLCYSKDGLYTSLTTLPSEALQTEALKLFKSCQLFINVPVEAASVDYHVSLAQTALQVCLVHPELQSEIYCQLMKQTSCRPPQKYSLVQCWQLLALCTPLFLPQHHFLWYVKQQFQRHADPRNETGQYATYCQRAVERTLQAGEREARPSRMEVVSILLRNPFHHSLPFSIPVHFTNGTYQVVGFDGSSTVDEFLQRLNQETGMRKSSHSGFALFTDDPSGRDLEHCLPGGVKICDAISKWEQALKELHSGKAEGGTRVVKLMYKNRLYFRSQVKGETERERLLLASQTSGEIVAGRFPVNKELALEMAALMAQVEYGDLERPSPPGPGSPLPTKVQHHLQHVLDRFYPRRYRHGAPSEQLRHLADLLTTKWAALQGCSPPECIRIYLTVARKWPFFGAKLFAARPAQLSSKESTLVWIAVNEDGVSILDHNTMQVHITYPYSSVMTFGGCRDDFMLVIRSIPDQGSGKGHIEKLLFQMAAPKIAEATFIMASYMNHCSTTVNTHPNPPAAHQLWELDGQQFFASVPCAARGPTLL is encoded by the exons ATGCAGGAGCTGGAGCAGAGGCTGCTGGAggcagagcagagagcagagaacGCAGAGACCCAG GTGGGTGTGATGGAGGAGAAGGTGAAACTGTCCAATCTGAAGAATGTGGACTTAGGAGGCAGCCTGCACCAGAAGTACCAAGAATTGCTGAAAGCCATGCAGAGCAAAGATGAGCTCATCAGCCAGCTGGAAGCACAGCTGGAGAAGCAG AAGCAGATGAGAGCTGAAGAAGCAAAAGTTGTCCAAGAGAAAGCTGCAAAGATCAAAGAATGGGTGACCCTGAAGTTAGCAGAG CTTGAAATGGAGAATCAGCACCTGAAGAGCAGTAATCAGCACCTGGCGGAGCAGGTGGGAGTCCTCCAAGATGCTCTAGAAG CTCTTCAGATGGCACCTTCAGGGAAGCTGCTGGTGGCCACCCAGGAAATAACAGAGCAGGATTCTGGTCCTTCAGGTCCAGGAACCCAGCCGATAGGGCAGGACAGTGGTCCTCAGGCCCAGGGTGCCCTAAAGGCAACTATGCCTGCAACTTCCCCAGATGCCCTGCAGAGCAAGGACTCTGTTCCTCCAGGAATTTCCCTGGAGGATTCTAGTCCCATCGTGGTCCATCCTGGGGAAATATCAGACTCCAAGGCCCTTCCCTTGCATCTGGGAGAGGGCTCTCCCCGCCGGCTGTGCATGAAGCCTCGCACCCATAGACATGGTTCGGCCTCCTGGGGTGAGGGCCTGGTCATTGCTCAGGGAGCAACACTCCCTGGGACAAAGAACTCTGCCAGGGAAGGCAGCCCGGGCTGCAGCCTGACCCTACCAAAGGTGCGGGTCCCCAGCACCCCACGGGACAGCATCCAGCTGGCCAAGCGGCACCACAGCCAGCCCCAGGTGGGCCCTGGGCACTTCAACCACGTGGTGAGCATTGAGATTGGGACCCTCTCAGCCCTCCACCCCTCCAGCCTTCCTGAGGTGGAGGCCCGAGCTGAGCTCCAGGAGGAACCAGAGAACGTGGAGATGGAGGAGCAACCCCCAATGgcgaaggaaaaggaaagagaaagcccGAAGGCCCCCagaactgagctgaaggaagTGGATTTGGGCAACAAACCCCCTACACCCCCCCTGCACCGGTTTCCATCCTGG GAGAGCCGGATCTATGCTGTGGCCATGGCTGGCATGCGGCTCTCGGATGCATCTTCCAGAACTAATGTCACCTGCTGTG CTTCAAGCCCTCCTGCCCTTGCGTCCCCTGGGCCTTTCTCTGGCCTTGTCTACAAGAATGTCACCGTGCCTGTCTACACAGCCCTGAAGGGG AGAGCCACGCAGATCAGCAGCGTGCCTTTTATGGACGAGTCCTCGGGGTCCGATGATGACTGCAGCTCTCAGGCGAGTTTTCGATCTTCGGTCCCCTGCTCAGAGTCCAGGAAGACCAGTggactgggcagccccagggccaTCAAGAGAG GTGTCTCCATGTCCTCGCTGAGCTCCGAGGGCGACTACGCCATCCCCCCAGATGCCTGCTCACTGGACAGCGACTACTCGGAGCCGGAGCACAAACTCCAGCGCACCTCCTCCTACTCCATtgaggggccaggcctgggcgGG GAGTCACTGGAGAAGTCAGGCTACCTGCTAAAAATGGGGAGCCGGGTGAAGACGTGGAAGAGGCGCTGGTTTGTCCTGAGACAGGGACAGATTATGTACTACAAGTCTCCG AGTGATGTCATCCGGAAACCTCAGAGAGTAGTGGAACTGAATTCCCATTGCCAGATTGTTCGTGGGGAGGGTGCACAGACATTCCAG CTTATCTCTGAGAAGAAAACCTATTACCTGACAGCAGACTCACCTGGCCTGCTGGAGGAGTGGATCCGGGTGCTGCAGAGCCTGCTGAGGGTCCAGGCCGTGgggcctccagccctgcctcGGGGCGGCACCAAGCCCACTGTGAAGGGGTGGCTGACCAAG gTAAAACATGGCCATTCCAAGCTGGTCTGGTGTGCTCTTGTTGGGAAAACCTTCTACTACTATCGAAGTCATGAGGACAAG CGACCCCTGGGCCATCTGCCTGTGCGGGACGCGCGCATAGAGGAAGTAGATCGATCCTGTGACTCGGACGAGGACTATGAGGCTGGAGGGAGCAGGCGGTTGCTCTCCTCCCACTGCACCCTGGTGATCCACCCCCCAGAGCATAGCCCCACCTACCTCCTCATTGGCACTAAGCATGAAAAG GACACGTGGCTTTACCACCTCACAGTGGCTGCAGGCGGCAGCAGTGCCAGGGTTGGCACTGCCTATGAGCAGCTCATTGGAAAACTGATGGATGGGGAGGGAGACCCAG ATTCCCCTCTCTGGAGACACCCCATGCTGTGTTACAGCAAAGATGGACTGTACACCTCCCTCACCACCCTGCCCTCAGAGGCTCTGCAGACCGAGGCTCTCAAGCTCTTCAAG TCCTGCCAGCTCTTCATCAACGTGCCTGTGGAGGCTGCCTCCGTGGACTACCACGTGTCTCTGGCCCAGACAGCCCTGCAGGTCTGCCTCGTTCACCCCGAGCTGCAGAGCGAGATCTACTGCCAACTCATGAAGCAGACCAGCTGCCGCCCACCTCAGAAATACTCGCTCGTACAG TGCTGGCAGCTCCTGGCTCTGTGCACCCCACTTTTCCTGCCCCAGCACCACTTCCTCTGGTACGTGAAACAGCAGTTCCAGCGCCATGCAGATCCCAG AAATGAAACCGGCCAGTATGCCACCTACTGCCAGCGGGCAGTGGAGCGGACCCTGCAGGCCGGGGAGCGGGAGGCCAGGCCATCACGCATGGAAGTGGTGTCCATCTTGCTACGCaaccccttccaccactccttgcCCTTCAGCATCCCTGTGCACTTCACCAATGGGACTTACCAG GTGGTCGGTTTTGATGGCTCCTCCACAGTTGATGAGTTCCTCCAGCGTCTGAACCAAGAGACAGGCATGAGAAAGTCCTCCCACTCTGGCTTTGCCCTCTTCACAGACGATCCTTCCGGCAGGGACCTGGAACACTGCCTGCCAGGGGGTGTCAAG ATCTGTGATGCCATCTCCAAGTGGGAACAAGCCCTGAAGGAGCTGCACTCTGGCAAGGCTGAGGGTGGCACGCGTGTTGTGAAGCTGATGTACAAGAACAG GCTGTACTTTCGGAGTCAAGTCAAAGGGGAGACAGAGCGGGAGCGGCTGCTGCTTGCCTCCCAGACTAGTGGGGAGATAGTGGCAGGGAGGTTTCCTGTCAACAAGGAGCTGGCTCTTGAGATGGCTGCCCTGATGGCTCAG GTAGAATATGGGGACTTAGAGAGGCCCAGCCCACCAGGCCCTGGGAGCCCACTCCCTACCAAGGTTCAGCATCACCTCCAGCACGTCTTAGACAGGTTCTACCCAAGGCGCTACAGACACGGAGCACCCTCTGAACAGTTGAG GCACCTGGCAGATCTGCTGACCACAAAGTGGGCAGCACTGCAAGGCTGTTCCCCTCCCGAGTGCATCCGCATCTACCTGACAGTGGCCCGGAAATGGCCTTTCTTTGGTGCTAAGCTCTTTGCTGCTCGG CCTGCGCAGCTGTCTTCCAAAGAGAGCACTCTGGTGTGGATTGCTGTGAATGAGGATGGTGTCAGCATCCTGGACCACAATACTATG CAAGTGCACATCACGTACCCCTACTCTTCAGTAATGACCTTCGGTGGCTGCCGGGATGACTTCATGCTTGTAATTAGATCCATTCCAGACCAGGGCTCTGGGAAAGGTCACATTGAGAAGTTGCTCTTCCAGATGGCTGCTCCCAAG ATTGCAGAGGCTACCTTCATCATGGCCAGCTACATGAACCATTGCTCCACAACTGTGAACACCCACCCTAACCCACCTGCTGCCCACCAGCTATGGGAACTGGACGGACAGCAGTTCTTTGCTTCTGTCCCATGTGCTGCCAGAGGGCCAACGCTGCTGTGA